The region ACGGATTTCAAATTCCGTCCAAATCACAGCCACAGAGGGGTGTCGGCCGCGTCTATGGCCCCAGCGCTAGAGCTGCTGATCGTTGCTGATCGACGAAGGTTGCACCAGTTTAGGAACGGTTTATGATCTGAGCGCCGAGAGTGGCGTCGTCGATTTGAGAGGTCAGGACTACTTCTTTTTGGGCGCGCTTGGCACTTTGGCTTGAGGTGTGTGAAAGGGTCGATCGGTGTTGGATCGGTTCAATCACCGGCAACCGAGCTCTCGGTACCTTCAGGTCGTTGGAACCGCTGATTTGTTCATGTAGCAATCACCTTCATCAcaaccggccggctggctggctggctgggggcACTTCAATCTTGTCGAAACGTACAAGTCACCACGAGTCAGCACCTGATCGAAAACCTCACGAGACCAACCGACTTCTCAAAGATTGCTCTCTGGCAGAAAATTACCGAcaagcaggcagcagcaccaagagaAAAGCGTACAGAGGATGGTTGAGAGGAGGAggcacgacgacggcgagcaTTCCAGCGGCACTTTGCGGCGATTAAGTCGGCGAGGaattgtgtgttggtgtcggTTACATAAGTGAGGTTAATTGCGCGACAGTATGGCGGCGGCAATTGTCGAGATGCTGGTGGTCAGTGGTGGTCGAAAACCGTTTAATTTCACTTCGAAGTCTCGATAGAGAACGTCTAGAGGAGGGTGGGCAGTTGCTCTAGTTTGTACGTTAGTGCACTTGAACACATCCGATCGAGGAACAGCATCTAGCTTCTGCCCAAAAAACTTGTTGCTTATGTAATGCTGGTTGTCTCTAGTGAGTCTCATTTCAATGTCATCACTTCATCAGACGTTCACCTCTTCAATGTGCAAACGAACGCGCCCATGAGCAGCGGAACAGCTCATCCGGATTATGAAGCTGTGCCTGGCCGCTCGCAGCAGGTGCTGGTACCAAGTCAAGTGGATCAGTTGGAtcgtggcggtgacggtggcggaaaCACATCCTAAAACCATCAAAGATTGTGTAACCGCTCGCCACCAATCGGTTCTTTCCGTTATCTGTTTTTTTGCACCGGATTTACCTGGTTTATCCGCAGCGGCGGCCATAAGGAAGAACAGCAATCGCGACGACGAATGACGAATTCTCACTCGTCGGACCGGACGTAATGGTTGAGCTGTTGCGCCCGCGGTAGACGCGGACAAATCGCCTTTTTGGCGGATTTTTATTAGATGATTGCTGTGTGAATCCGTTCCGTTACATTGGCTCAATTTTGAAGGGAACTTTGTAAAGTTCTTTGAAGGAATGTTTCTAACGATTATTGAAATAACCTTCCTTGGATAGGGCCCGCGCTAATCTCCAGCAGGGAGGCCgtaaaagggaagggagatTAAGCAACGGAAGACATTTATTTCATGCGAAGGAATTAGCTTCGCCTTAGCTTACATTGGGAGCTGTAGCGGAGGTATAATAACTTTATTAATCCGCTCCAAGTAGAGACATCCTGTCCGCAAACTAGCGAATGTTTGCCAACCACACAGCACCAGGGGATAGTTTTCTGTTGACCAGCTCATCCGATACTGGCAACCACGGTACGTAAGCCTCGATATCCGTCACTGCATCCTCTAATCCCAGCACTTTGGTCTCACGGTTTCTTTTCTATGTGTGTGTCCAACACAGACACCAACACGGATTAGGGACGAATCCAATTTGTGCGTCCAGAgcttcagccagccagatgcCGCCAAGGCATTCCAACGAGCACTACCGAATCGAGCACAAAAATGCGAAGAAGTTCGTGGTGTGCTCGATAGCAGCGGTGCGACGGCGGCACTATCAAACGCGAGGCCAAATGTCTTGATCGCGGATTGCGTGAAGCTGCGCGcaattaaaaaacaattatcGTGAAGAAGCGCGCGATTCCAGCGGGCGAGTTTCCACTCTGCAGCGTCTATAAGCTCAGTGAGCTCAgttcatgatgatggtcgctATTAAAAGGAGGAGTGGCCGGAATGATTTTGCTAGTTGCTCCATTTATTAAAGTAACGGAAAAGCGCCCCCAAAAagttcaaattaattttccaaaagtCGCAATATCGGGCCGGTAATGTCTGGAAAGAACAATCCGCACAGAAGGTTCCAAAACCACCTGTAATCATGCGCGCCACTGCAGCAGAACAGTGGAGGTGACTTCAATCGCGCTGGTACCGACTTGtaacggtggtagtggtggaaaGCGTGAGAATCAAGCAACTTCTGACCGAGTGCTGCATGGTATCGCACgtcgctgctgcagccgcaagCCGCCGTCGCTGGAATGTGGTCTGCTGCCACTCTTGGTTTTGCGCCCAAGAAAAGAACTTGCGAAGGTGTCGCAAAGTTCTCAAGCACTTCGTGAGGTTTTCTGGTACAACAATCCATCGGTGCACCGGTACACCGAGGTCAAACCGCCCTTCCCCTCGTGGTGGACGTGTCATTCGCTTTAAGATTCAGCGGCTCATTGGATCTCTTCTTCAACTCACTTGAGCCTTGGGTGTGGCGATCCTCGGATCTAGTGCTGCGCTCTGTGGATGTTTTGCCTCTGGCGATTGTGATAGTAAAGGAAAGCAGGAAGAAGCAACAACGTTGCCACGGCAACGTTTACATTGCGTATCGGACCCCGTCGTGTCTTTCTGGGTCGAAACATCTCTCCTCCCACCCGAATGCCACCTTTTACACGCAAAACGTGCCGCAGTAATTGAATCACGTACACGGTGtgtgggaaaaaaagaacggaaaaaacCTTAAAACTTGCTTTTCCGTCCAGCAGCGCACCCCAACGATCGTGTAATGACTGCACACGGAGTAAAACAGACGTTCGCTGGACCGATTTATGGACTGAATTGGACAGCTGGAAGCGGCTACAATGTAGCATCTACGTCTTCACGTCCCTCTTGTCCCTCGGTGGAAGCGGGTGAAAACGCATGTAATTTTGGGTGGAAGACGAgcgggcgatcgatcgagatcggtcACGATCTTGTTCTGTTTGATTCGCCCGTGCCTGTGCGCGTCGTCCGCACTCGTCTGGGTCTCCGTTTTGTAATGGCACTCTCCGTATCGAATTGCAAATCCGAATCCACCTTCCAGATCCACCGACGGATGGTCCAGGCTTAATTATATGCACACCGCTGATGCGGCGCATTGGTTGGTGCACGGTCTTGTCCGCTAgtttgtcttcatttcgtgCCGAGGGTTCGGCGAGGTAAAGAGTAATCTCTGTGGCGTTCTTCTGATGGTCGAGACAATGAAGAGATCAGATTGAAGTTCGTGAGAAGCTGTAATGGAGGAACGAACGGAGTTAGCGTGTGGTGCTCGTGCATCTTCCGAATGGACCGGGAAGTGTCAAGCATTCTTGGCAGTACAAGATGCACGTAAATCTTAGGAATttgctttttacttttctAGTCACTAGTTCAATAACTTAAGCAATTCCACTGCAGATTTGACGTTTAACTCGCTTTTAGTTCAAGGGAATCCCAAATGTTTCCCAAGTCCGCAGCCATTGCGAGGTTGGGCCAATTACAAAGTGGATAATAGGCGTCCTCACTTACGGGTACACATCATTGGCATCATTTTCCGCTTTACTGTACCGTGAAACTCTGTGTGTGATTAGCTTGTCAAACCGGCCGGCATTCTGGGCACAAATTGTTCCACGACTGTTGTCTTATGTCGAAGTCAGTTTCAACCAACCCAGCACTCCGACCCCTCTTGGGGGACCTTCGCCAACAGTCACGCCAACAATGACACTGCAGTGATATTCAAATTAGGCGAACGGCAACGATGGCCTCAGTACGGAGGTACCTTCCCTGTGGAATTTTATCGTCCCAGACCCCGGAGGAAGATCGCAACCGAAAGAGGTCAATCTGTTTCTTGATTCTCTGGACATCAGCAGTCTTGGGGATGGGAACAGTCAGTccgtccctgctgctgctgctgctgctgcttgtaccTGTGGGGTACGCGTTGTTGTGAATTTGAATTGATATTCCGGACGGTGCGTCCACGATGTACAATCCCTTGTCTGCTTCTGGACGGAGCGTGGAGTGAAATCTTTTTTGCGTAACGCTAGTAGCACGGAACATGGTGAACAGGTGCTCCTGCTCCAAATACAATAAAGTGACGCACAGCGCTGGCACCGATTTGTGCGACATTCAGGGCTTTGCCAACGAACAAATGTTTTCAGCTGTTCTTTTGTTGTTAAAGTTTAAGAACTTCCACTCATACAACCTTCATCAACCGTAAATTATAAATTGCCAACCAACTTAAACGCTTCCCATTGCTGGCTGCCTGCTAATCCAATCTCCAACTGCGGCTAATCTTTCAATTAGGCACTCGCTGCGTTAGCATGACTTATACGTCTCGCGTCTCGCAATTCGGTTTGATTGGTCATAACCATCAATTGATTAGGAGAAATGAGCAAATAAGCATGTGAATGAGCGGAACCACACTCTAGCGTGCGCACGCTAGTCGGCTACAATGTTGCCAGAGTCCAAGTCCACGTCCCACGAACCACCAATTCAGGAGGGACGGGCTctccatcatcgatcgaattcCGTGCCTTTGTTGTTGGCACGCAAAAATGCGTGTTTGCGTGACACTCCACTACCGAATGGTTAAACTCCCTTTGGGCACATGTATTCCGTTCGCCGTTACCGGTAGTGAGGCGAAAGGTGCGACGTTGTGTGGCTCTGGATGGTGGCGATCGCACTTCGTTTCGCGATTTTCGTTACTCCGCTCTCCACGTCTTTCCTTTGCAATTCCTTCATTCTGCACCAGAGAACCGCTTGAATCCCGATTGTTGAGACTTTTGGGGCACGGCTTTAACCTACATTTTAGTCTGGAAAAGCTCACTAGCCAAGAGGCCGCGCGTCGCGCGAGATTGTAGCCTCGCGGTTTCCTCGCCATTCGGCATTCGGTATTTATCACTTTTATGGAGCCAAGCAACAGCGCACCGCTGCGAGCTTAGCGAGCGAAAAAGATGGTGTAATCCTTCCCTCGGTGGTGTTATTTAACCCTCCAATGCCGTATAGCCGTGGCCGAAATTGGCCAAACTCTGCTGCACAGTAACTGATTTGCAATTTCACACCAACGCcacctttccatttccaccggcCCGTTTATGTGGGTGGATGGGAGGCTGGCTGACTGAATGGGCATGTGCCGCGCGGATGAATCACTCAGACACGGTCACGGCACGGCTTATGGTGTGAAAGGTGCGTGGGCGGCGGctcacatttccatttccctacCTGCTGCAGCAGGTGCCCGATTAGTAGTAGTTATCGTTGGTATTTCATCTGGAATGGATGGTGCTAGCACGCTGCATAATATGATTCTCTGGTCTTCCTGGGAATTTATTGAGCTGTTGCAGCGGAAAGTTTCAGCAATTCAGGAGAACAGATACACATTCCCGAATCCTTTTAATACCGAGCTGCATTGCAGTGCAGAAAGGCTCATTTGGCGCACTGGCATCGGTCCAATAGAAGGCTGGTACAActtgaccatcatcatcaccaagcaTCATGCAACTTCTTTTGCCGAATTGGCACGAATTGGGATCCCAAACTGCTCCGTGGTTCCGGTCATGCAACACCTCAAAAgactggtgctactgcttctCCATTTGCGCGGTTCCATTGTTCCAGTGTTACTTTTATTTCGGCGTTTTCCGGCCGCTCCGTGTGCCCTCAACGTTAACGCCTAAACGATTTTTGGGGCCACACTGGTGGTCAACCGGTGGTTGGGGCACCGTCCATGTGAAGCAAACGTAACATTTCGTGCCACTGGATCATCAATTTATGGCCCCCTTTGGCGAGTGTGCTGAAAAGGGATGAGTAACGCTCCACGATAAGCaggtggtgtgtgtctgtgaaaaACCTTGGCCAAAAGACGACGCATGACACATGATCAACTAATTGCTCCTGGctcctgtgtttttttttttgggggagtaAATGTTGTATTAGCGTGTTGACGTTTCACGGCTCGTAAGCGATTGATCAACGCgcattagcagcagcggaaCTCTCCGTCGCTCATCATCGTAGATGCTCGCGACGGCGTTAACACGGCGGTGGCCTAATGGTTTGATTGCGTTTCTAGAACAGCTGGTTTAGTTGCTAATTGTTGCATTTCTCATTGTTCTGTTAATCTCTTTAAATCGAGACGTGGTATCTTCTAAAGATCATGGTGTGCTAATTTTATATTCCAATCCCTAAATGAACAATCCGGGTCTTAAGTTTGACTACCGTCATCAAGCATATGGGGTAGTATATTTAATGATTGTCGTAAAATAAActcaaattatttttaaaataattaactACGCGAAGAGAAGACTTTAGTTCATCGTGCTTATGACTAACtctgtttaaaaatattttagtCAGTGAATGCTTATTTGAGATGTTTGCTAAAGAACTTTATAGTCTGAACAACATTTAACACATTGTTTTGTATGTTAAAGATTCAGATACAATtcagaaaactaaaaaaaatcactaTAAGGTCAAATGTTAATCAACCATCTTCCGCTCAACCAAAATCGATATTTCAAATCGTTTGCCACCATGTTACGTCCCAGCAGAGAGTGCTCTATCTAAGCGAGTCAGCAAATTTCGATTTGAACCAACTTcgcataagaagaagaagctagaaatgtcgatgtcgatgtcgatgtccctttcgatttcaattcccAGGAGACATTCAGAGACTTCCGATGGTCCCACATGGAACCgtcagctgcttctgcttccccTGCCACCAGCCCTTGCCCCTCGCAATCTCACTTGTACCCCGTTTCCGGACGGCTGGTTAAAAGATGTTTCCGCAAAGGGGATGGACTCACACCAATGCCCCAATGTCTACCATCGAACAGTTCTCTCGCGTTACAAAGCCATCTCATGCTGGTGGTACGAGGCCGCCAGGGTCTGGTTGGTGGTTATGCAAAACTAATAATgctcacacaacacactcacatgAGCGACGCTCCTTCCCGATGTTCGGGAGGGAACTGCGGAAGGTGTGGCGAGGGTGCGATCTGTTCGGAAGCGTGCGAATGCGCGTGGGTGAGCTGTCGGTGAAGAGCAGAGAAGGGTGGCCACAGTGAAGCACGTTAACAATAGTCGCTGAGCTGCCGCCCTGGATTGGATTGGCTACTTCGACCAACATGTGTCATGATGTTGGTTGAGTCTTTATAGGTTTTTGGACAGCTCCGGCCCTAGAGGATCGATGTGTGATCAGATAATGAGCGGGTAGCAATGTTCGGTGTCAAAGGTTCGCCATCAGATGTCCGAGGAGCGGGAAAAGGGAGCAGCTTGATCTAGTTTATGGTTCACTGAATCCGGGTGTTTAGCATACGAGTTTCATCATGACATCATGCGACAGCATGAAACATTCATGGAAATTGCAAGCGTTTTTTTGTGGGCAATGTTTTGAGTTTGTCGAGTGCCTTGgtatttgatgttttccaatgggttttttaatcaaaatttTTCATATCCAACTTACGGTTTCGATGTGAAATAAATCTAGTTTCTAGCTAGACATctttccccgaaaaaaaatattgcgtTTCGCGCTCATTATGTCAATATTGGCACTCGACATCACTTGGTAGATTTGATGGAGTTGCTTCCTTGACACTTAATGAATTCGAGATGACCAGACGAGAGGTTCATGTCTGGGTTGGGATCGTAGATCGTGGAAGCCACTGAAACTAGACACTCGCTGTCGGTAAGCAAACGATGTCACcaacaaaacattaatatTCCATTGAATTTCTGGTAAAACTAAACGAACCGGTATTCGTGGACAAACAACGCGTTCAGTTCGAGTGGCGCGAGAGGCGTGGAACAGAGGGCGACTCCCCCGCGGAACCGGTGAGGTAATGGATGGGGTACGAAATCTGCGAGCAAACCTGTAGCGAGTGTCAACAGTACCCCCTGACGATTGGCCACTAGAGACTCGCCTTTCACGTGTTGTTGTCACGGGAGGGAGGCTCGTCTTTGCCCGAAGatcacaccacacacaagGTGTGCTCGCccttggcaaaaaaaaaaacgatcgcgCAATTGGCATCTTGTTCAACGGGCGAGAGGAGACATCACTGGAGATGATGCGTCACTTGCCACTGATAGGTGTAAATGattcgtcatcagcagcacagtaAACGATCCTTTGCCACCCCgacacacgatcgatcgatcgaccgatcgtggCTATTGGGCacgacgcacgacgacgacgattttaGCATACACCCACCTTGGCTTGGGGATCTTCTGTGATCGTGGTCGATTTGCATGTTTGcttcgtgtgcgcgcgcgcgctcagtCGACTCTCTTCACTCACCGTCGCTCATGTtactccattccattttcagaTGTCGATGTGAGGGGTGCACCACGCTTTGACCGAAGCACAAAACCTAGTGCCgttgaccagcaccagcagcagcagccacaacatcGATCGCAACGCCACCGAACTCCTTTACTGCAACActcgggatcgatcgatcaggaacggcaacagcaacagcaacagcaatcggtAAACGGTGCAGAGGACGAAGAGACGCTCCTATCGAGGCGCAACTCAACCGGAAGCAGCGTGGCGCTGAACGGCGGCATGAACAGTCACACGGCGGCGATCAACCTGCAGCATCCGTCCGGACAGACAGCGGTCGTGGGGCACCATCGGGGCTTCTCGTCGACGGTCGTTGCGGCCGCCAActctgccgctgccgccgctacCGATTGTCCATGGTTTATGCAGCACCAGATGCCTCCGACGGCCCCGGCACGCCAGCACAAGCGACCGGCCCCCCAACCGGGTGGGCTTGTCGGTGCTGGCGGACTGATCGACCGCACCCATATGCAGCCACCCCAGTTCATTagtccaccgccagcaccccagcaacagcagcagcaacagcaacatagTCAGcaatcagcggcagcagcagcagcagcggtggtgccgCCACCCCAATTACCTCCGCACAGCCTCAATCCGGCACTTCACCATCCGTCACAGCATCCACCGGTAGCGATCGGTGGGCAGTCAGCACAGCAACCACCGATACCACCGCATCCCGTAACGGCCTCCTCGCTCCATGGCCATCAGCCACCGCCAGTGCATCATATACCAAAATCacccaaccaacaccaaccgccACTCGGAGGGCCACCGCATCACGTAACGGCCGGTGGCATTGTCCTTCCTTCGCAAGCTTTAAATGCCACGTCAGCATCGCAATCGGTGTCCGCAGCGGCGCAattacaacagcagcagcaacagcagcacaatcaTCAGCCCACACCACCGGGCGGACTAAGCAATCATACGGCGATGCCGGTTGTGGTGCCATCGGGACCGGTAGCTTCCTCGGTGGTTTCCTCCTCACAGGTCGGTTCCGCCGGCCTCATGTCTGCGTCGATGAACAGTGCCCAGCTGCAGGGTCATGTGCTGCAACCGACCTCACTCAcgatccagcaacaacaacccacATCGGCGACAGTTGGTGGTGGACAGCAGCACATGTCCAACTCGTTGCATGGGCCAATCGGattgccaccggcaccacacgAAGCTggtagcaacggtggtggtggtggtggtggtagtggggcCACGGGTGCTGCTACAGCCGCCAGCTGGAACTGTGTACCTGTCGGAATGTCATCACCGACCGCTTCCGGTTCctctgccgctgccgctcaCCGGAGAGCGGAAGTGAATGCCAAGCTGAATGCGATGCCGTAAGTGTTTCATCGGGTTGCGGTATTGTTTTTGAGTTAATAGTCTTCGATTAATGCTACCTTCCCTTACCCTTTCCGCAGTTGGTTCCATGGACGAATAAAGCGTGAAGAGGCGGAATCGTTACTGAAACCACGGGAGGATGGACTGTTTCTGGTGCGCGAATCGACCAACTTCCCGGGCGACTACACGCTGTGCGTATGCTTCAACGAGAAGGTCGAACACTATCGCATCAAGTACGTGGACAACAAGCTcacgatcgatgacgatgagtaCTTTGATCATCTTGGCCAACTGGTGGAGGTAAGTGCAACCAACGCAtcgcaacgcatcgcatcgcatcgtagcAAGCGTGTAGTGGTTGTGAATAACGATGGCGCTTGAATTTGCCACTTTAGCATTACACACTCGACTCGGATGGGCTCTGCACGAAGCTGATGAACGCGTTGCCGAAGGAGGAGTTCTGTGTGAAGGACTTCCAGGACAATGGCTGGGAGATCAAGATGGAGGATCTGCAGCTGAAGGAAAACATCGGTAAGGGTGAATTTGGCGACGTGATGCTTGGCATACTGAAGGGCGAGAAGGTGGCGGTGAAGGTGCTGAAGGATGCGGGCCGTGCATCGAACAAGTTCCTGGCCGAAGCCGGCGTCATGACGTaagtagagagagagtcaaACGATGGCAGGGCTATGTCTGGCGCGATCAATAACCATCTTGTACGCTACCGTTTTGCAGGACACTGGAGCATGAAAATCTCGTCAAGTTCATCGGATTAGTGTTTCACGATAAGTACATCTATCTGGTCACCGAGTACATGAGTAAAGGTTCGCTGGTTGACTATCTGCGGTCGCGCGGTCGACAGCATATTACGAGGAAGGACCAGATAAACTTTGCGTAGTAAGTAATTTGTCCTACGATCGACTCAGACAAACTGTCCCGATTGTATCGGATCGCTAatcgcatctctctctctctctttacgcAGTGATACATGCTGCGGTATGGAGTATTTGGAAACCAAAAAAGTCATCCACCGAGATCTGGCCGCCCGAAATGTGCTCATTTCGGAGGATTGTGTAGCGAAGGTTTCCGATTTTGGGCTCGCCCGAGACGAACGCTATACAGGCGACAGCAGCAAGCTACCCATCAAATGGACCGCTCCTGAGGCGCTCAAGGAGGGTGTAAGTATAATCGTTTTCAGGCAATATTGCGGCGTATGTGACCACACGATaacgttcgtttgttttacaGAAATTCTCCAACAAAACCGACATGTGGAGCTTTGGCATTCTGCTGTGGGAAATCTATTCCTTCGGTCGCGTACCTTACCCGAGAATTGTAAGTACCTCAGCACGGGCAATACTTTGGGCCAGCATCTAACGTTTGTTATCTCCATCTCTTCCTATCTCATTCCAGCCATTGGCCGATGTGGTGAAGCACGTCGGTAGCGGTTACAAGATGGAAGCACCGGAAGGTTGTCCACCGGAGATCTACGAAATGATGCGCCAAGCGTGGGATCTGGTGCCCGAGAAACGGCCAACGTTTGCCGAGCTAAAGCGACGATTGTACAGCTGTAAGCGGGAGACGGCCAACACCTACGTGACGTAGATTGAGCGTTAGGTCTCGGTTACATGACCGAAGAGTTAGAAGAGTAACACTTAGAAACCGGATTTGGAAGCGTTTTACAGGTGGAGGCTGGAGGGATTGAGAGGTTCATTTGCACAGCAGGATGGAAGCACAAGCAGTGATGGAAAACTTAAAGATTTCTTTAGCTCAGAGTGTGGTTTATGTGTTGCGTATCACTGAGGGTTGCTGCATGCCCCTCTTTTTCAATGCTCCCAACGCTTAGAAAAGGTCCGGTTTCCAtcgttttccgttccattttgcTTTGTATTGAGCATAACACGCACACCCCTCCAATCGTGTGATATGATGCGTCCCTTGGCGAGACGGCTGAGCGTTCAatcaggcatttcctcctcaAGCACTCTTACCATACTGTGTGCGCATGTAGCATGTAGTTGCTCACTTAATAATCATCGTTTTATTTCGAAAAGATAGCATTTTTTCACGTAATGACCTTTagttacaaaaaaacacggacAAGGCAAAGAAGCGAGTTAGGGAGAAATGGATTAGTAGTGACTCAACAATCTTAACATACAGGTATAACCTTTTGGGTATGGTCTCTCGCGTCACATGCATGCAAATAATTCGGTCGATGAACGGGAAAACAATAATTATCGATATGATATTCATATTTGTAATTTATTACTTATCATTACTGTATATGATTACG is a window of Anopheles aquasalis chromosome 2, idAnoAquaMG_Q_19, whole genome shotgun sequence DNA encoding:
- the LOC126571251 gene encoding uncharacterized protein LOC126571251; translation: MVTTIKITGDGVFIQSNGSSGPGGTAGARGRLQAANGNGVPGSTAIGDAALPNGARNGRHQNGGSHDVVDSGSGGAAVGRRGSGTLAVTPRSTPEPMAGDTNNNHKGYRNFNHFHRRYQSDEGPGFIGETELHKNGGSAEGPGLEESPTMVAATSGSGESDDASGADSNRKRDKFTISFLNTHRSQNLPLAGSHGKSMLNHKFIVYNSKKPKTSTMLHQQYYRENGGGGGSPLPSPPYQSHYQQYLYNRLRPSLSTSVLTSPSLINGTAGAGSSSSTTGNGGGVPPGLHQPGVLSRIEQREREQQQLYQNGLFHQQHRALLGTPPAAVPGWAKSTSCLVTSSSNSSTTAAITAYRASPLLTQLSPQASQPSLSRNNPMGEVVGPSPMSSISSASSSFSSSSNSLPSSSPPGSGPGSSSNSPPPPEEVAPVASPTVVSPPPSTSATTASPATSPTTSAPSTVNLDVDVRGAPRFDRSTKPSAVDQHQQQQPQHRSQRHRTPLLQHSGSIDQERQQQQQQQSVNGAEDEETLLSRRNSTGSSVALNGGMNSHTAAINLQHPSGQTAVVGHHRGFSSTVVAAANSAAAAATDCPWFMQHQMPPTAPARQHKRPAPQPGGLVGAGGLIDRTHMQPPQFISPPPAPQQQQQQQQHSQQSAAAAAAAVVPPPQLPPHSLNPALHHPSQHPPVAIGGQSAQQPPIPPHPVTASSLHGHQPPPVHHIPKSPNQHQPPLGGPPHHVTAGGIVLPSQALNATSASQSVSAAAQLQQQQQQQHNHQPTPPGGLSNHTAMPVVVPSGPVASSVVSSSQVGSAGLMSASMNSAQLQGHVLQPTSLTIQQQQPTSATVGGGQQHMSNSLHGPIGLPPAPHEAGSNGGGGGGGSGATGAATAASWNCVPVGMSSPTASGSSAAAAHRRAEVNAKLNAMPWFHGRIKREEAESLLKPREDGLFLVRESTNFPGDYTLCVCFNEKVEHYRIKYVDNKLTIDDDEYFDHLGQLVEHYTLDSDGLCTKLMNALPKEEFCVKDFQDNGWEIKMEDLQLKENIGKGEFGDVMLGILKGEKVAVKVLKDAGRASNKFLAEAGVMTTLEHENLVKFIGLVFHDKYIYLVTEYMSKGSLVDYLRSRGRQHITRKDQINFAYDTCCGMEYLETKKVIHRDLAARNVLISEDCVAKVSDFGLARDERYTGDSSKLPIKWTAPEALKEGKFSNKTDMWSFGILLWEIYSFGRVPYPRIPLADVVKHVGSGYKMEAPEGCPPEIYEMMRQAWDLVPEKRPTFAELKRRLYSCKRETANTYVT